The segment TTGAAGTTAAGTCAGAGCGCTGACGTTGAAGAGCAGCCAATTGACAACAAAGTGAAAAATCATCACCTCTGTGTTAAAACTATGTTTATGACTTCATTTCCAGTGCAATAATTTAAGGGGATAACAAATCACAGGATTGGGGGGGGTAACAAACAGATAACATATTTTGcacattagaagaagaagaagaaatcatgccttggttggaatggattcagcatgtaagaaaacacagaaaacatCACATATTGTGTCTTAATGACATTAATGAAGACAGAGCTATTTATTGTCTAAATTGAGCatggtgcatatatatatatatatagatagatagatagatagatagatagatagatagatagatagatagatagatagatagatagatagatagatagatagatagatagatagatagatagatagatagatagatagatagatagatagatagatagatagatagatagatagatagatagatagatagatagatagatagatagatagatagatagatagatagatagatagatagatagatagatagatagatagatagatagatagatagatagatagatagatagatagatagatagttttGAGTTATTTGGCAACAACAACCAAACACCATGCTTTCATAAACGGAATGCTGGACACGATTATTGGCATCctatgatgaatttacagtaaattatcacttttacagaccctttttcttcagacaagtcaggggatggatacatgaacatacaggaacatttccatttcactgaatgtgtcttggatgtCTTTCCATCAatatttaagaaatacaaactgtatggtactgtatggtaaatctgtctggaggaggccgttctcaaaaactgagtggcggTGCAAGGAGGAGACTAGTGATGGATGGACACCCAAGACAACTCGGAAGAAGTTATggacttctctggctgtgattagagaaactgtgcatagtacaacttttgtctgttacacTACCACTCACTCTCATAGTGAAGTggagcacagaaggattttcacataacaaaacagaccaaatctaggcttgcatctctcatATACCTGCTGGCAAACTGTGCCAAAATTTcatatcttctttttaagaaaatccttctctgtgccactccaccatgaagctgtatacacTGTTGATACAGCAGTTAAAAGTTACACTATGTgccgtttctccaatcacagcctatAACATCTTCAGAGTtgtcctgggtgtcttggtggctttcctcactcatttcCTTTTTGTATggtcactcggtttttgagaatTTCCTCCTCCAGACTGATTTACCAGACAGTATTATGCTGATTGCATTTCTAaaaaaactgatgtaaataattTCCAAGACcataatcagtgacttggaaatgttcatgtatccatccactggctgtaaaactgatgatttaaCTGTAAATTCTTCAAAGGGTGCCAACAATTGTGTTCAGCACacattttatgtcaggatttCTTGTTTgactttatgaaagcattttgttgttgttgttgttgccaaataactctgaatatttttatatatatatattttgattaATCAAAATTGCTTTTTCTACATTTATTTCTGACCGTGTATTAAAATATGTGCAAAAAATATAGTGATGCCAACAattttgtcagtgtgtgtgtattttaaacaATGGCTGTGCAAAATTTGGTGTTTTTACCATAAAAAGCACAATCGTTTACAACCCAATCTCCACTAATGTTGTCCCTCAATGTGACCCTTCACAGGTCTGTGTGTCCAAATGCGATTAAAACAAAAAGAAGGCTAACAACTTCACACACACAGTGCAGACACACGCTCCTGacatagtccagcagttaagggttAGAAgttagaatcgtgcacttttttacaaaagtgccaaactttgtccagggactctttaggttatattaagtcatgtcaaagcgggagacatttgattttagccctgtatcctgcttttttaaaagggtgtttgcatggttataatacagtgtatattttgctattcatatgacaatacaatCATacggttattatgtagggggccagagatcaagattggacattgttaagctgtagagaatggctactgcaactagtgcaaagctatactgagcttatgtgatcatgtatcgtccgtcgtgcggcgtcatacgtcgtcgtacatccttatacattagcagggtggtatgtttcaaaacggaaagaggtacaggactcatttcaggcctgtagggatctttaacaggcctctacctctgagacataaaattaggtcactgtgatcttcctagcatgaaagctgtagagcgtagttcattaaaaatattcatgaaacatttgtgcatatctaggaagtttgccaaccaggtatttacaatgttttcagttaaaaaatatggtgataatcatcttaataccaataacataaaataataatgataacaacagcaacaacaataataataataatggttatggccataaaaaacaaaattgatttcttgtcattaataaaaaagcatttctttccgttcaaacactgttgttattttagagtgtaaatatgttagagtgcatgagtagcatctttcctttgccctatgctcgcaaacagctatattgcataggtatattgatattcacaatgagttatacaatatttagtcacttttccTAGATTAAcactttttctaagagtgtaagcacactgaagtacatttgaagcatccctacttagccttaatacatttttcataaccttcaagtttagaTATGAACTttaaaagacatttggataagagtttgtcatgaattatatgctgtagaaagctgaaaatggttattctcttaaacccaagtttttagagtgtagacatttatggattcaatgtctcccgatcttatatacttcaggacactataaagtacctctgataaagttttggcgcttttgtataaaagtgcatgattcccctaaaatttgtcccttagccgccggactaACAAGAGGAAATATTCATAAAGCCGGGTGGGTGTGGGTGCAGGGGGGAGGCACACATATGGCACCTCAAGCCACGGCTTTATGAGAAGGAGCTGGTGAGATAATGAGTCAGCCTTTCATCACCACCgatggggttttgttttttttctgaaagaTAAATGTTTGCTTTGCCCTTAGATAAGATATGAACGTGTGTTCTTAATCCTGTTTTTGTGGCCTACAGTGCACATACTGATTGATAATCCTTTTAAAATAAATTGGCTTTCTGAGTAGTCCATGACAAACATCACCTATGGATGTGTTCTTTCTCACATACGACCAACCAAGGCCCAAAGCCAATGTTTTGGCTCATTTGCAACCCAAACTTCTTCCCTTTCATGCCACCTCCTGCTGCACATCCcaccgctgtgtgtgtgtgtgtgtgtgtgtgtgtgtgtgtgtgtgtgtgtgtgtgtgtgtgtgtgtgtgtgtgtgtgtgtgtgtgtgtgtgtgtgtgtgtgtgtgtgtgtgtgtgtgtgaaataggCAGGTGGGGGGGCACAAAGCTGGTGCTTGACTGAGCCCTGCATGCTCTTTAGTGGTCACACTTTTCCCAAACGCCTTGCAGCTGCTCCCTTTGTGGCCTTGGAGGGAGGGCTCCTTCGCTGATTCTTTTCGGGCCTCCTGCTGTTGTTTTGGCCTCCAAATGGGAGCGTGGCCCGCACAATGGCAGACGCCATGACATCATGCCTTCTGTGGTTACAAAATCCTGATGAGGTTCTCAGCTATATGACAGGATTCCAGCACATACAACCAAACTCTGAACACAGACAAGGGTTTGCACATCTTTGATTTACATATTTGAAGTCTTCCCTCTGGAGTCACCATCTCTCAGAtaaaacacctcacagacagTATATGATGTTAATGCTCATGTCCCCTTATAATTTTTAATAAACTGCAAACTTTAACTTGACTGTGGCAACAGCAATGCTTCATTTAAATAACAGCTGATGGATGAGCTTTATATTTTGTTAATTATGTTTATTAAAGGATAATGTTGCATgtatttcattaatttattgcAAGATTTCTGTTTGATATTTTAACACACAAAGAACATTAGAACTCTACAGTCTGTAAATGTTTATACTGAAAATACATTACTATGTAAAATGCACTAGTCATACTATAATGTAGGTGAGTGACACTGTCATATTAATAAAAACATGATTACTttgttgatttattgtgaaaTGCATTATTCCAGAAAACCGACAAACAGGATaaaaagaaattattttatttttcggcACTTGTGGTTTGTGTAGTTATTGGAATACTTATAATACAACtacttctgtatttttttttgtgtgtgtgtggttttttgttgtttgtttttatgtgatGCGTGTGTATCTTGTGGATAGTGTTCTAGGCCAAATTATTGAGTTATTAGAAACAAACATAATATATCGATTACTGTTGTGTAAAAGCATTTTTACAAAGTGTAGTCTTTAATTCTTAGCTGTTGTTGTCCCTTCGGCTGCCCCTGTTGTgtacggggttgccacagcggatgcaACCAGATCcaaattggtatttggcacaagttttacaacagatgcccatcctgacgcaactccagttttacccggagaaacacacacagccgctgctgtttcaaagaggtctcccagccaagtgctaaccaggtcctgcactgcttagcttctgagatctgacgggattagGCTTCAATTCTTCGTACTATCATGAATtgatattttattgttattttgcaCCTTCTCTTAATAAACATTTTATGGTGGCTGCAGTTTTTCTGCACTGTACATCACACACTAAAATTTGCCAGTTGTCTTCAGTTTGTTTCAAAATACAAACAAGTAATTTATTTGacctgtgggttttttttttttttttaatgaaaacttccATCTGGATCTGGAAAGATTTTTGCAGTTTTGTGTGACAAAATGTGTGTTCTTTAAAATATCTTTGACCTGTGATTGCAAAAGTATCTAAGTCataacattaaaaaagaaaatgacatCATAGCCCACTAAGTACAAAAGTCAACTGAGATTTATTCATTAGTATAAAAACATAAGCATATGCAAAAATAGATGACAAAGAAATATATTAATTTAGTTCAATAAATATATCAGAATGCAGTCATTGATGACTGTGGCCCCATTTCAGTATTTTTGGGGGGTTCTGTCCATCTCAGAGCAGCACTACACAGTACATATAAACATGAGGTATTTAATGGTTGCTTTCCCCACCACGTCAGGATCGTCAAGGATTCTTGTATTGAAAGACAAGATGAAACAGCAAACTTCCTACTTGTGAATATGAACATTTCTGACACATCTTCACTGGGGTAGGATTCAAAATTTGGGAATACATTCAATGTTCAACAAATGAAAAGTAACATCTTCTGTCATGCCTGGACAGGCATCAGGTTTATATTGCTTCTTCTGCGTGGCATCCAATGAACAGACAACTGAGAGAAGGAGCTATTATTCCTGAGACAGCTGAAAGCCCTTTCTTTTGAAGATTATCAAAAGCCTTCTTTAAAAAAAGCCCCTTGAATAAAGAATATTCAATACTTTTCATTTCCTCTACAGGAATAATGTCAACTAAAATTTCAGTCCTTTGCCAACACATCTAGGATGAAAACTGAAGGTGATATTCACAGTTGTTAAGCATCAATACTGCCTGATGGTCACCATCAAATTTCTTGAAATAATGAGGCTACTGCTGTGATATCACAAGAATTAGCTAGGAGACAACACAATGCAGCTCCTATTCCATCCAGTGATACCAGTATCACAAAATACAGGGTTTAGACTTGGGTCGAGTCACGTTGTGGGGGGGTTGTACTTCAAGTCCaaagactgtctgtctgtgtttcaaCAGCTGGGCGAGGTTGTGATTGGACTGTGGAGGAATGACAGTGAACCAGCTGAGTTGTGCACAGGGATGGAGACGGGGAAGTTGAAGACTTTGCTGCTGTTGCCAATGGCCGGACTGCCCACCTCAGAGGAGCACGTGGAGGACGCCAGAACCTGCGACTCAAACTGGAGGAGCTGACCCATGAAGCTGAAATTGGGGGAGATGATGCTGCGGCGCTGTTTGACAAACTCAAAGGCCTCGTCCAGCTTTACACGGTTGGTACGCATGAGGTAGGCGAGGCAAATGGTGGCAGAGCGGGAGATACCTGCTTGACAGTGAACAAACACCCGACCTCCTTTATTCCTCACGGAATCTGAAGAGAAAGAAGGCAGATTACGGTTACTTTTCAAATAAATCTGAACACATTTAGACACAGTTAATGAGGTGCAAGATGGGGACTTGTGGGGATTATTCCCAAAGGAAGGTTATCTGAATAGACAAAGGAGTCCTGCTGGGGGTATTGACCTGGGAGGAAGGCCGACAGTGAGTGAGGGGAAATTTTCTTTTGTTACACCACAACAAAAGAGGGGTGAGGTGGACGCTATTCAAATTCAGCTTGCCTGTTGACAACGAAACTATTTGGGGGGCCACGCAATTCATTACAAAAAAAGGAGGGAGATCTCTTTTCTTCTGGGGATCAGAAGTGATGATGTAACCACCATTGTGGTGAGGAGAGAGCCTGGGCCGAGCCAGCTGGTCAGTTTTGGAGGGAATGTTTTAAAAATTAAACCCCGGATCCTGAACTGCAGGAAGaaggtggggtgggggtgttgcttGCCATCGGAGGTGACAGCTGTGGAGGGTGCACACATTTACAAAGCCAAACACTCACCAATAAACTCAATTGCCTCGTTGAACCAAGAGCTGATATCGGCTTTGTGGTTGTCCTCGACGGGGATGCGCTTATAGAGGTAGGAGTCCTCAAAATGGTTGGGGCAGTTGGCAGAGACATTGATGAGAGCGGTGATCCCCAACATGTCTAGCATGTCTTTTCTGGACGCGTGGTAAGCACTGCCGAGGTACAGGAAATTCAAGATCTCTACGGGACCACCCTGGACAGGTAAATAATAAATAAGTCAATCTCACCTGGTCAACATCAGGTGGAAGAACACAACAGGGttagctgttaaaaaaaaaaacacaacaacaacaaacctgaTCATAAAGAGGTGTGTTGCAGGGACTACAACCCGGGTCTGCACTCTCTGGATGGTTGGAGCTCAGAGGCAAACTGAGACCTTGTGGCAGGGATGGTTTGGTACACATCTCTGGATACTTGGTGGAAAATGTGTCAAATCCACCTGGGTGAAAGGAGAACACCACAAGGTGAGATCACGTGGTACAGAGGGCTCATAACGCGCGCTCGGTGATCTATTTTGGTTTGGTGAAGACAGCTGGGTAAAAATCTATTCCTGCCTTACCTTTGAGAATAAACACAGTGGAGCCACACGGATGCCGACACAGGGCCGTCACGGCCAGCATCAGGGTCCCGTCCTTCTTGGCCTGGCTTAAGTCCAAACTCCGGTCGTCCAGCAGCACCACGGACTGGTACTCTCCGGACAGGAGACGATTCCTGATGTCCTCGTTGGGGAGGATGTGCTCCAGTCCCAGAACCCCTCTGGCCCTCCTGCGAACTATGGTGCTGAAGCGCACGTTGGTGGATCCCGGTATGTGGGACGAGTTAAAGGAGAGGAAGGAGCGGCAGTCCAGCAGGAGACAGGCCGGGACGTCGTCCTCCAGGAGCCCGCGGACGGACGCGCAGTCGATGGTTGGAACCTCCATTATGACCATAGTAGGGCGGCGGGATAGAAAGGTTAAATCCAAATAcataaagtttaaaaacaaattaaagctTAAAatctatgttaaaaaaaataaaacaaaaaagttttcCTTTCGAAGCAGCgagtcctctgttaaataagcTTATTTTAACGAAGAAACGAACACAAAGTAAAATTTTAcaaagcagaaacaataagaaaagttcatccttttttttttctcagcagcTGTTCTTCGTCGCCTTTCCGACGCTTATATACACGGATCTCCTGTGCGCGAGGACCATTGACGTCACAGGACCGCCCCTCGTGAACTGTTGCCAGATTTACCGACGTCATCGCGCCCAACTTGCGTGTGGCGTGGCAGATCGGTGCTCGAGCGCGTGCGAGACATTGTTGTACAAGCGTGTCGCACGTACACACCGCTCAAGTTTTGttaatctttctttctttctttctttctttctttctttctttcttttttctttcttagggCATGAGCCTGACCCTGAATAAACTATTTGAAAGTTGGATCAATACGTTTGATATCCACTCTAGATATCCATCATAAACACTTTTTTATTATAAAAAACATTCAAATCAGCACGTCTGCCACTTTGTGTAAATAAATAACTACACTTCTCACGGGTTTCTGACAAATTAACAGTAGATGACATTACAGGCGGTTGAGACTTTGGAGGCACATCCAGTGGCGGATCTAGAGGGGGGgttgcaaaccccccccccccccccacacacacactgaacttcTGACTAAAGGTGTGCTAAAATACAGAAAAGGTCTTGCATAAATAAAGGCTGAGTGGAGAACACCGCAGCATGCAGAACTACAAGATTTCcagcatttaaaataaaatttgtgcattaaaaaccataaccaGATCAGTCAGTATTTCACTTTCTGACTGTCTTACAAAGTAGTAGAAAACCTTCTTAAAATTTTTCATGGGGAGGATCCTTTCACACACCTTTATCCAAACTATTATGTCaaatattttttcaatattttaagAGACAGAGCTAAGTGTTGCTACCTGACACACCATGTCCTTATTTATGGGATGACAAAACACTGATAATATAACATAACATGACAGACAGCTAGCTTACATGACACAGCAAATTTACATCAACAAGAAATTATATCCCTAAGTAATAAGCGACAAACAAAATTGTAGAGGCTATAATGGCAAACAGTGGTCCACACTGTACAAATTATCAAGGCGGTTCAACTTAAAAACTTAAGTTCAACTGCTGACTTAAAAACATGAGAAAATTCAACTTCAAaattttgtttcaaagaaaaaggTTAAGTTGTAAATGATGTTTGCTTGACATCTGTGTGGTTTGCTGCCTTAAAAAACATTTACTCACATTTTTAGATTTAAGTAGTGTCTTGatcatttttacagtgcatttaaaatgtaatatttaataaaaGGGAGATAATAAttaacaataacattaattagctgtgATAAATAGGTGAAGATAATGCTCCCGTGATGAATCCATCAACTAATAGGTGAAGGATTAttagctaatatatatatatatatatatatatatatatatgcccccaTAATCGAATCACACTTCAAAAATTTATGGTTTCATCCTTGGCCCATACTCCACCCTTCCATCAGGTTTCATGAAAATTGGTTCAGTCATTTTTGCAAAATCATTGTGACAGGACACAAACAGCCAGACAGCACTGGAAAACAAGCGCAATCCGAGATTTCCACAAatcaggatccggatcacctccaaaattcactggagtcattcatgccctaatatctatctgtggtgcaaattaggTGCGAATCCAtgatgtagttttgatgtaattcttcaaagcctatataaagtgaaatcttgatccagaatccaaattcaaatcacctccaaaattcactggaTTCTTCcacaccctaatatctatctgttgtgcaaatttggtgagaatctgtaaagtagttttgacataatccttcaaagactgaaGAGAAATCTTGACctggatcgcctccaaaattgaatggagtcttccatgacctaatatctatctatggtgaaaaGTTCGAAAATCCCTGCAGTAGTTTAGACGTGAtccagctaacagacagacaaataaatatacaccaatgattttattacattcttggcAAGCGTAACAAAACCACCTTGGCAGAGGTatcaatgggaaaaaaaaataggGTTTAGCAGCAAATATGTTTATTTGAAATCTCAAAAAGATGTGAACACATTTCAGTGAAGTTTGGGGTAGAGTTAGGCCTTGGTTGGAATAGTTGGTTTGGGTAAGTGAGGTCTAGATGTTACTCATGCATAGCAACTTGAATGTTATTGCATCAGCTTTGTTGCTTCTGGTGACACTCCCAACACCTGACGTCTTGCTCGGAAGACCAGTGCAGTACCAAGTCTACCAGTGAGTGAAATCCCCCAGCTAGCCTAGTCTGAACATATTTCAATTGGTTGGTAAATTTTACTGATACACTCCCCATCCATGTTATTTGTGCTTTGGAGAAACAGCGTCCCCACTGACACTTTAACCCAGCTAAACAGAGGGCTGGAGATCCTTGGTGGAGGGAAGTACTCGCCGAGTTTCCTCTAGTCCTACCGTAGTTTTATAATTTGTCTTTTGAAACATCCGTGTAAAGTATCTCCATCAGGATATTAGGAATTTGCCAAATTTTCCATGATGTTAGCGATTAATTAGATTTCTATTTTACCTCTTCAACTGAGAGATGACAAATAATATAATAAGTGAATATCTGCCATCGGGGCTATAAAAGtttattctttgtttttatttggcAGAGGTACATAGTGTTCAATGCCCCGAGAGCAAAGGCTAACCATAAAAGTTAATCACTGTATAGAAATCTGAAGTCCAGTAAATTTCCACATGCGGGAAACAAAGTGGTGATCTACCAGAAACTGGACAGCAGATGGAGATCTGTGGACTTTCATTTGTGACATGACTGAAACAGATGGTTGGAGTGTTTTGTTTTCCACAATTAGAATGTATTTTTGATCAGCAAACATTATTTCaaccactgtgggaagtcctttttACTTGTCATTGTTTGCTGAGTCATCGACGATGACTCTGTTGTGTCATACAGACACAGCATTATTGAAGGTTGacaggtgtgtttgtgtgtgtgtgtgtgtgtgtgtgtgtgtgtgtgtgtgtgtgtgtgtgtgtgtgtgtgtgtgtgtgtgtgtgtgtgtatatatatatatatatatat is part of the Thalassophryne amazonica chromosome 11, fThaAma1.1, whole genome shotgun sequence genome and harbors:
- the dusp1 gene encoding dual specificity protein phosphatase 1, which translates into the protein MYLDLTFLSRRPTMVIMEVPTIDCASVRGLLEDDVPACLLLDCRSFLSFNSSHIPGSTNVRFSTIVRRRARGVLGLEHILPNEDIRNRLLSGEYQSVVLLDDRSLDLSQAKKDGTLMLAVTALCRHPCGSTVFILKGGFDTFSTKYPEMCTKPSLPQGLSLPLSSNHPESADPGCSPCNTPLYDQGGPVEILNFLYLGSAYHASRKDMLDMLGITALINVSANCPNHFEDSYLYKRIPVEDNHKADISSWFNEAIEFIDSVRNKGGRVFVHCQAGISRSATICLAYLMRTNRVKLDEAFEFVKQRRSIISPNFSFMGQLLQFESQVLASSTCSSEVGSPAIGNSSKVFNFPVSIPVHNSAGSLSFLHSPITTSPSC